The window TGAAGTTGTCTTTAAAGCCATTCCCGATGCCAATACACGTCTCGTGCAGCTGAAAGCGGGAGAAATCGACCTGGCTCACCTATCCCCTGCCCAGCTGAAAGCGGTAATGGAATCGGATCCATTCGCAATCCATGAACTAGAGACTGCCGATTATCGGGCGATCCTGTTCAATTTGGACTTGGAGATTTTCCGGGATCCAAAAGTGCGGCAGGCCATCAGTCTTGCCGTCGATAGGGATGCGCTCGTGGAAGGCGTCCTTTTGGAGAAAGGAGAAGCAGCATACGGCCCACTCCAGAAATCATGGGTGGCAAATCCCCAGGTGGAATTGACTGGACCGGATTACAACCAGGCGCAAGAACTGCTGGAAAAAGCGGGATGGAAGAAAAATGAAGATGGCATTCTGGAGAAAGACGGGAAGCGCTTCGAATTCGAACTCGTCGCCCCCGCACAGGATCCGGTACGCGTCGCACTGGTCAATGTCGTCTCCCAGCAGCTCAAGCAGATTGGTATCCTTGCCGAACCGAAGCCGATGGATCAAAATGCGGTCCGGTACGACGGCGAGGAAGCATTACTCATTGGTTGGGGGAGTGAATATGATCCCGATGACCACACCTACCGACTGTTCCATAGCAGCGAGATTGGCGACGGACGGTACAATTTCGGTAAATACCGGAACCCTGAAGTGGACCGGTTACTCACAGCGGCCCGGACCGCTACGGACCCTGAGGAACGTAAAGAGCTCTATGTGCGTTTCCAAGAGGAATTGGCACAAGACCCGCCGTATACATTCCTCGTTTATTTAAAGGCGCTATACGGATTGAATAACCAAGTGACCGGCATCAGCACGCGTACACTCGGCCATCACGGTTTCGGCGTTCTCTGGAACATCGAGGAGTGGGATAAACAAGAGAACTGAATCGCAGTACAAAAAAGCCCGGGGATTGATCCGTATCACGGTCCCCCCGGGCTTTTATCATATTTATTTTTCTAAATCGATGCGCATCGTATCTTCCAGCTCTGAAGAAGTGCTGATCTCATCGTGGATTTGAGATTCGAGTGCCTGGACCTGTTCCTCTTCCATCTTTTGATGAGGCTGTGGATGAAACCATTGGATATCCCCCTGATGGACCAATCCCTTAAATTCTTCTCCTTGAACATGTAGAGTGAATTGCCGACGCTCATACAGCCGATCTTCGAATGCAGGCTTTACTTCGAGGTGCTTCACTTCCATAAGGATGCCTGATTCCTCCATTAGCTTATAAATGGCGGTTTCGATCGCTTCGGCAGCATCTTCCCCAATCAGTTGCTTGGGATGGGGATGCAGCCACTGGATTTCGCCGTCATGAAAATGGCCCTTGTATTCATCGCCTTCGATACTGAAGGTGAAGGCATGACGTGCATGCGGCCGGTCCTCGAAGACCCGTTCCACCTCAAAATTGTCAAGTACCGGTTCGGGCATATTGTTTTCATGCATCGCATGTTCCCTCCTTCTCTTATTTATGTTTCCCCTCACCTTAAAGCAATCATACTTATTTTTCAAATGAAAAGCAGAACGTCTACTCCGAAATTTACTGGCCAACTAAGAACACCACACCTCGAAAAACAAAACCATTTTCCCGATCAATTCCGGGATATTCTCAGCTGGACAGGAAGCTAAAATGGAAAAACTTCTATACAAAATGCTTCGTCTTTATGTCAATAATTTTAATTACACAATAAAAAAATCCGGGGCCATTTCGGCTTCCGGATTCATTTCAATATTTCCTTAAAGAGGCGGGGGTAAGACCGAGCCATTCTTCGCTGATCTTCCGATGGCAAGCAGCCAGCATCTTTTCGATCTGCCCGGTCTTGCTGGCGAGGATCCGGATGCTGAAGCCTGGAACCGCAAGGCGCGAAATCCCAAATTTCACTTCCTTTTCCCCACGGGTGCTTTCTAGCAGATCATGTAGCGCATCGATCAGCTCGTCCGTCGTCTGTTCCCCGACAGCGATCATCGAACCGAGATGCGTATACCCTTCCATGAAACCAAGACCGCTAACAGTCTGGGCGGAGGGAACGAGTTTGATATGATCGAAGATCGCCGGCTCTCCGTCCAGGTAGATCTCATTTATGAGCTGGACGGTATTATACGTGAATTTGCCTCCGTCGGGGGACCAGCCCGGGGTTAAAATATCGGTATAGAGGAAAGTGGCCCCCTTCTCCATATGAACGATGTTCTTCTGGCGGTAGTGCGCGTCTCGGTAAGCGATGAGCGGATCGGGCAGGAATTCCAGATAGCTGCCCGCCCGCAGCGTGATCGTTGTCTCCTGTTGCGCATGATCGGTCGGGGTCTTATATACTTTGGTGGCAGACTGGGTCGTCAGCGTTACACGAGCACCGCTGTCCACCGTGATGTCCATCCGATAGCGGTCTCCATCGAGATAGCCGCCTCCGGGGTTCAAAAGATAATAGCAGACCATGCCCGAATCATCGTGATAAATGGGGCGCATCACTTTGAACGCGCCTTGAAAATAGACATTCCGGGCGACTGTCCTGCCGCCCCGGTCTTCGAGGGAAAGAGAAAGCTCCCCTGTCCATTTCGTCATATCACGACAGCCCTTTAAGCAGGGCATGCCGATTGATCCAATCGATCACTTCATCAAGGCCTTCTTCTGTTTTCAAATTCGTGAAGACGAATGGCTTGTCCCCTCGGAATTTTTTCGTGTCTTCTGCCATAACCTCCAGCCGAGCGCCGACGAATGGAGCTAGATCGGTCTTGTTAATGATGAACAAATCGGATTTGATCATCCCCTGCCCGCCTTTGCGTGGAATTTTCTCCCCTTGCGCAACGTCGATGATGTAAATCGAAAAATCGACTAGTTCCGGACTGAATGTAGCGGCCAGATTGTCTCCGCCGCTTTCAACGAAAATCAGTTCAACGTCTGGATGGCGGCTGACAAGCTCATCAATTGCCGCAAAGTTCATGGAGGCATCTTCCCGGATAGCGGTATGCGGACATCCGCCGGTCTCAACGCCGATGATACGGTCTTCCCCGAGTACGCCGTGGGCAACTAGGAATTTTGCGTCCTCTTTTGTATAAATATCGTTTGTCACGACCGCCATATTGATGTCATCCTGCAGGCGGCGCGTCAGCTTCTCGACGAGCATCGTCTTGCCTGCACCGACTGGACCGCCGACTCCAATTTTAATAGGTTCCATACGAACACACTTCCTTTTCTATAAAACATTTGGTTTTGTCAAGACATGAAAATGCGGACATTGACCCGCTCATGTTGCATCTGTGAGAGCTCGAGGCCAGGTGCCACGATTCCAAAGTCCTCTTCTGAAAGTCCAAGGATTTTGTCAACGGTCTCATGGAGCACTGTCCCGAACCGGTATAAGATATGTTGTCCTGCCGTTTGGCCAAGTGGGATCGCCCTCACGGCATTTTGGACGAGGCCGGAAATGGAGGAATAAAGATAATAGAGGATAGCTTCCTCCCGACTGCAGCCGAGTTCATGGGCTATGATCGTAAAAACGATGGCCGGATGGGGGACTGTCCGCCGATCAGCGACCAATTCCTGATATCCCTGAATAAGTGAAAGGTCGAACAGACTCGCTGCCAGCTTCATCATTCGTTCCCCTACCATCCGCGTACCTTGACGCGTTTCCCGCGGCAAGTTCTGAATATGGAGCAACTGGCCGATTCTGCCAATTTTGTGCATCTCGCCGCTTTCCAGTGCATCATACGCCATCCGGCAAGCAAGCCCATCCGTATAGGCGAGCTGCTCCTGGACATAGCACACTAGCCATTCCTCAAACGAGGGCGCATCCATTACAGTCCCGGCTTGGATGTATGTTTCAAGGCCAAACGAGTGGCTGAATGCGCCAGTCGGAAGGTTCGAGTCGCAAAGCTGAAAAAGCGGGAGAAGCCGATTATTCATGGCTATGTCCGATATGCCGGAAAGCTTCCTTCACTTTCCTGTTTTCTCGAACATGCGGGATATCTAGCTGACCTAAAAGCTCCTCGACGAGGTAATCATACTGAACCAGCATTTCATCCCCTTCAAACTGGGCAGGAAGATGCCGATTGCCAAGTTGGTGAGCAATCATGCCCATCTCGCCAATGGAACGCGGTCGAATGACGAGCAAGTCGTCTGTCATCACATCGACAACAATCATATTGCGATCGTCCATATGCAGGACGTCCCCCGCCCGCAGGTCTCCCTGTCCTTTCAGGCGGATGCCCAGTTCCGTTCCGTGGTCAGTTTTCACACGCTGAATGCGCTTGACAAGCGCGTCACTTTCTAGAAGAACCTTTTCTATATGCCGGCCTTCAATTTCCTTCGGATCTAAATCCTCCAGATTGGCCAAAACTTGTTCAATGATCATCATATTCACCTCAGAATAAGAAATATCGTTGCCCCATTGGCACAGTGTCCACCGGGTCACATATTAGATGCTCTCCATTGACGTGGACTTCATAGGTTTGCGGATCGACCGTGATATCCGGTGTTTCCGAGTTCAGCTTCATATCCTTCTTTGTTAGATTGCGGATGCCGCCGACCGGAAGGATGCGTTTCTGAAGACCCAGTTTTTCATGGACCCCGTCGTCAAATGCCGCTTTGGAAATGAATGTGATTGAGCTCTCGTGTAGCGCTTTGCCATACTGCGCATACATCGGACGCATAATGTACGGTTGCGGTGTCGGGATTGAGGCATTCGCATCCCCCATCAATCCACTCACGGCAAAACCGGATTTCAATACCATTTCAGGCTTGACGCCAAAGAAGGCAGGATTCCAAAGCACAAGGTCCGCAATCTTGCCGACTTCAATCGAACCGACATGATCGGCTATACCGTGAGTGATAGCCGGATTAATCGTATATTTTGCAATGTAGCGCTTCGCTCGATTATTATCCGCATATTCACTGTCGCCTGGAAGAAGGCCGCGCTGCATCTTCATCTTGTCAGCGACCTGCCAAGTCCGGATCGTGACTTCCCCTAACCGCCCCATCGCCTGCGAGTCGGAGCTGACCATACTGAAGACGCCCATATCTTGGAGGATGTCCTCGGCCGCAATCGTTTCCCGCCGTATTCTTGAATCGGCAAATGCGATATCTTCCGGTACGGAAGGATTGAGGTGGTGGCAGACCATTACCATATCCAAGTGTTCATCGACCGTGTTGACGGTATAAGGCAAGGTCGGATTTGTGGAGGAAGGCAAGATATTCAGATAGCCAGCAGACTTGATCAAATCGGGTGCGTGTCCACCGCCGGCCCCTTCTGTATGGTACATATGGAGAACGCGTCCCTTGACCGCAGCCATCGTCTCTTCCATGAATCCTGCTTCGTTAAGCGTATCGGCGTGAAGAGCCACTTGGACATCGTATTCATCCGCAACCTGCAGGGCATGGTCAAGCGAAGAGCTCGTGGCACCCCAGTCCTCATGTACTTTAAGGCCAATCACCCCGGCACGGACCTGCTCGGCAAGAGGTTCGATTGCCGCTGCGTGCCCCTTGCCAGTGAAACCGACATTGATCGGCAGTCCTTCCGCGGCCATTAGCATGCGGTGAATATTCCATTCACCCGGCGTAACGGTGGTTGCTTTCGAACCAGTTGCCGGACCCGTTCCTCCCCCAATCAGGGTAGTCGTCCCCGACGACAAAGCAACTTGCACTTGCATCGGATTCATGAAATGAACATGGGTATCAATTGCTCCCGCAGTGACAATCCGTCCTTCCCCCGCAATGATCTCTGTGGATGCGCCGATAATGATATCGACATTGTTCGTGATAAGCGGATTGCCGGCCTTTCCGATACCGATGATGCGTCCATCCTTGATTCCCAAGTCTGCCTTGACGATGCCGGTGTAGTCAAAGATGATCGCGTTTGTAATGACAACGTCAGCGGTCCCGTCCGCGCGTGTAGCAAGCGGATGTTGCCCCATTCCGTCTCGGATGACCTTACCGCCCCCAAACACGACTTCTTCCCCGTATGTTGTATAATCTTTCTCGATTCGGATATACAAATTCGTATCCGCCAGACGGACCGAGTCACCCGTCGTCGGGCCAAACATTTCCGCATATTGCTTTCTTGTCATTCTGAAGCTCATGATCCACCCTCCTGATCAAGCGGCCCGTCGACCTTGTTGTTGAATCCATAGATCCGACGCTCGCCTGAAAAATCGATCAATTCAATATCCTTTTCATCCCCCGGCTCAAACCGAACCGCCGCACCAGCGGGCACATTCAGCCGCTTGCCGTACGCTTCTTGCCGGTTGAATTGAAGGGCAGGGTTCGTTTCATAAAAGTGAAAATGCGAGCCGACCTGGATGGGGCGGTCACCGGTATTCGTCACAGTAAGAATCAAGACGGCCTTTCCTTCATTACAGATGATGTCTTCCTCTTGCAGAACGTATTGTCCTGGATGCATCGCTGCATCCCTCCTCTCAGTCATTATCGAATTGGCTGGTGAACGGTGACAAGTTTCGTCCCGTCCGGAAAAGTCGCTTCCACCTGAATGTCCGGAATCATCTCCGGCACGCCTTCCATGACATCCTCACGAGAGAGGATGTTCGCGCCATATTCCATCAGCTCCGCAACGGTTTTCCCGTCCCGGGCCCCTTCCAGCACTTCGTAAGTAATCAATGAGACGGCTTCAGGATGGTTCAACTTGAGGCCCCGGTCCTTTCTCCGACGTGCCAAATCAGCCGCTACAACGATGAGCAACTTGTCCACTTCACGCGGCAGCAAATGCATGTCCAAACACCTCCATTCAATCTGTCCGAACTAAAAAAAGCCCACAACGAGACTTTTTCCAGGAGTTGTAAATATGTGTTGAAAATCTGTCAAAGTATTCCCCGAATTGCCGGGAAATAGACTTTTCCAACGCTATCTTATTATAAGCGACAGATAAAGAAAAGAAAAATCATACACCTTAAATGATCAGCATGTAAACCGCATTCCAAACCGGTTTGGAGAGGATTTTCCAATTCCGTGAAGATTAATAGAATGGGTGTATTTGTTATTTTTAGAATAATAAAGGTGGTAGATGTATGTGTTGTTTTGTGGGATGGTTTTTCATTTTTTTCGTAGCTGCTGAGGAGATTACTGGTAGTTAAAAAATAAGGGTTATTACTATAGGTGGCGTTGATTCTGGAAGGGAGTCTAGTCTCTCAGGCACTTCGAACTTACCAAAAAGCAAATAAGCTTTTGTGGTAAGTTCTTTAGTGCCTGTTGAGGCTATTCGAGCGTCCTCTGGAAGATGAGAGTAGCAATCATGAATTTAACTTGCCATTTCAGAGCTTACTTGATTCGTCAGAATAGCTATCTAAAAAATTAATTTTGAATCTCTACATATAACTCACTGTACATTTTTCTCAAAGCATGCTTTTGAATCTTACCTGTAGATGTTACAGGAAACTCGTCAACTATCAATACTTTTTTTGGAACTTTATAACCGCCCAACTGTTTTTTGCACAATGCAATAATTTCTTCTTCCGTCACCGTCTCCCCTTCTTTCGGGATTACAAATGCTGTAAGTGCTTCCGTCCAATGAGTATGAGGCATGCCAACTACCGCAACATTATCAACACGTGGATTTTGAAAAATCACTTTCTCTACTTCCATAGAAGCAACGTTGACTCCACCTGTTTTCACCATATCCTTTTTACGGTCGATGAAC is drawn from Sporosarcina sp. FSL W7-1349 and contains these coding sequences:
- a CDS encoding ABC transporter substrate-binding protein; this translates as MKRFLLKSTVGILTLLLFALISGCSGKTADQGETVKKQLVYGMESEIDKVNPILDESQEIDTLLYRGLTRPNEQNEVTPDLAENWSVSEDQLTYTFQLRKDAVWQDGEPVTAEDVIFTLEKILDPSTNTPIAGEFGEIAKVEAAGDHEVQITLHRPYPPLLDKLKVGIVPKHVLDGENLNETEFNRNPIGNGPFKLKEWKSDGTIILERNNQYYGPTPKLDEVVFKAIPDANTRLVQLKAGEIDLAHLSPAQLKAVMESDPFAIHELETADYRAILFNLDLEIFRDPKVRQAISLAVDRDALVEGVLLEKGEAAYGPLQKSWVANPQVELTGPDYNQAQELLEKAGWKKNEDGILEKDGKRFEFELVAPAQDPVRVALVNVVSQQLKQIGILAEPKPMDQNAVRYDGEEALLIGWGSEYDPDDHTYRLFHSSEIGDGRYNFGKYRNPEVDRLLTAARTATDPEERKELYVRFQEELAQDPPYTFLVYLKALYGLNNQVTGISTRTLGHHGFGVLWNIEEWDKQEN
- a CDS encoding urease accessory protein UreD, with the protein product MTKWTGELSLSLEDRGGRTVARNVYFQGAFKVMRPIYHDDSGMVCYYLLNPGGGYLDGDRYRMDITVDSGARVTLTTQSATKVYKTPTDHAQQETTITLRAGSYLEFLPDPLIAYRDAHYRQKNIVHMEKGATFLYTDILTPGWSPDGGKFTYNTVQLINEIYLDGEPAIFDHIKLVPSAQTVSGLGFMEGYTHLGSMIAVGEQTTDELIDALHDLLESTRGEKEVKFGISRLAVPGFSIRILASKTGQIEKMLAACHRKISEEWLGLTPASLRKY
- the ureG gene encoding urease accessory protein UreG — its product is MEPIKIGVGGPVGAGKTMLVEKLTRRLQDDINMAVVTNDIYTKEDAKFLVAHGVLGEDRIIGVETGGCPHTAIREDASMNFAAIDELVSRHPDVELIFVESGGDNLAATFSPELVDFSIYIIDVAQGEKIPRKGGQGMIKSDLFIINKTDLAPFVGARLEVMAEDTKKFRGDKPFVFTNLKTEEGLDEVIDWINRHALLKGLS
- a CDS encoding urease accessory protein UreF, translated to MNNRLLPLFQLCDSNLPTGAFSHSFGLETYIQAGTVMDAPSFEEWLVCYVQEQLAYTDGLACRMAYDALESGEMHKIGRIGQLLHIQNLPRETRQGTRMVGERMMKLAASLFDLSLIQGYQELVADRRTVPHPAIVFTIIAHELGCSREEAILYYLYSSISGLVQNAVRAIPLGQTAGQHILYRFGTVLHETVDKILGLSEEDFGIVAPGLELSQMQHERVNVRIFMS
- the ureE gene encoding urease accessory protein UreE; its protein translation is MIIEQVLANLEDLDPKEIEGRHIEKVLLESDALVKRIQRVKTDHGTELGIRLKGQGDLRAGDVLHMDDRNMIVVDVMTDDLLVIRPRSIGEMGMIAHQLGNRHLPAQFEGDEMLVQYDYLVEELLGQLDIPHVRENRKVKEAFRHIGHSHE
- the ureC gene encoding urease subunit alpha encodes the protein MSFRMTRKQYAEMFGPTTGDSVRLADTNLYIRIEKDYTTYGEEVVFGGGKVIRDGMGQHPLATRADGTADVVITNAIIFDYTGIVKADLGIKDGRIIGIGKAGNPLITNNVDIIIGASTEIIAGEGRIVTAGAIDTHVHFMNPMQVQVALSSGTTTLIGGGTGPATGSKATTVTPGEWNIHRMLMAAEGLPINVGFTGKGHAAAIEPLAEQVRAGVIGLKVHEDWGATSSSLDHALQVADEYDVQVALHADTLNEAGFMEETMAAVKGRVLHMYHTEGAGGGHAPDLIKSAGYLNILPSSTNPTLPYTVNTVDEHLDMVMVCHHLNPSVPEDIAFADSRIRRETIAAEDILQDMGVFSMVSSDSQAMGRLGEVTIRTWQVADKMKMQRGLLPGDSEYADNNRAKRYIAKYTINPAITHGIADHVGSIEVGKIADLVLWNPAFFGVKPEMVLKSGFAVSGLMGDANASIPTPQPYIMRPMYAQYGKALHESSITFISKAAFDDGVHEKLGLQKRILPVGGIRNLTKKDMKLNSETPDITVDPQTYEVHVNGEHLICDPVDTVPMGQRYFLF
- a CDS encoding urease subunit beta, coding for MHPGQYVLQEEDIICNEGKAVLILTVTNTGDRPIQVGSHFHFYETNPALQFNRQEAYGKRLNVPAGAAVRFEPGDEKDIELIDFSGERRIYGFNNKVDGPLDQEGGS
- a CDS encoding urease subunit gamma, coding for MHLLPREVDKLLIVVAADLARRRKDRGLKLNHPEAVSLITYEVLEGARDGKTVAELMEYGANILSREDVMEGVPEMIPDIQVEATFPDGTKLVTVHQPIR